From one Triticum aestivum cultivar Chinese Spring chromosome 4B, IWGSC CS RefSeq v2.1, whole genome shotgun sequence genomic stretch:
- the LOC123092072 gene encoding uncharacterized protein has translation MDLRHGTPKRLVCPAASPDGCLPAPCRRHPVLGTPRYHALTSLLPLPCVRPIVRPRGTLPDRPQSVLFSVAGSAQCVPGIFSVCLCGWADGEGAQGFSNLTVRSGDLTARSAMRNRQVSAAHDEYGCRREATPHLTAVPKLHSLHKKMSDALDWRQSSMVTKVKRTRAAALSAHSGRYTRTTGSGCCGWASSAWGSSTPTSGHRCSTSSPTPSSTTSGTRTTCRVSSSSSSTASCSSPWAWRIRWKQVSDVDGSAGGSHC, from the exons ATGGACCTCCGTCACGGGACGCCGAAGCGTCTCGTCTGCCCGGCCGCGTCACCAGACGGCTGCCTACCTGCTCCCTGCCGACGCCATCCCGTGCTCGGGACGCCGCGCTACCACGCCCTGAcgtccctcctccctctcccctgcgTTCGCCCCATCGTCCGTCCCCGAGGTACCCTGCCCGACCGCCCCCAGTCAGTTCTCTTCTCCGTGGCCGGATCAGCGCAATGCGTTCCTGGCATTTTTTCTGTCTGTCTCTGTGGTTGGGCAGATGGAGAGGGTGCTCAAGGGTTCAGCAACCTTACTGTCAGATCCGGCGACCTCACTGCCAGGTCCGCCATGCGCAATCGCCAGGTAAGTGCAGCCCACGATGAGTACGGGTGCCGGCGCGAGGCGACCCCTCACCTCACAGCGGTACCGAAGCTGCACAGCCTCCACAAAAAAATGTCGGACGCTTTGGATTGGAGGCAGAGCAGCATGGTTACCAAGGTCAAAAGGACAAGGGCAGCTGCGCTGAGTGCGCACAGCGGCAGATACACAAG GACAACTGGGTCAGGATGCTGCGGCTGGGCTTCTAGTGCATGGGGATCCTCAACGCCGACCTCGGGACATCGCTGCTCTACGTCTTCTCCAACACCTTCAAGTACGACGTCGGGCACGAGGACGACGTGTCGGGTGTCCTCTTCCTCATCATCTACAGCTTCCTGCTCTTCGCCATG GGCATGGAGGATCCGCTGGAAACAAGTTTCGGATGTCGATGGGTCTGCCGGTGGCAGCCACTGTTAA